A genomic stretch from Lathyrus oleraceus cultivar Zhongwan6 chromosome 2, CAAS_Psat_ZW6_1.0, whole genome shotgun sequence includes:
- the LOC127120509 gene encoding 1-aminocyclopropane-1-carboxylate synthase 3 gives MKLLSTKATCNSHGQDSSYFLGWQEYEKNPYDHVQNPKGIIQMGLAENQLSFDLLESWLAKNQDVGGFKRDGKSIFRELALFQDYHGLPSFKKALVDFMAEIRGNKVTFDPNHIVLTAGATSANETLMFCLAEKGEAFLLPTPYYPGFDRDLKWRTGVEIVPIQCTSSNNFQMTESALQQAHEDAKKKNLKVKGVLVTNPSNPLGTTMSKNELNLLIDFIKDKNMHLISDEIYSGTVFTSPNFVSVMEILNERTDKDFLDANVSERVHIVYSLSKDLGLPGFRVGAIYSDNETVVAAATKMSSFGLVSSQTQYLLSAMLGDKKFTRNYLSENQKRLKKRQKMLVNGLQKAGISCLKTNNAGLFCWVDMRNLLTSDTFEAEMDLWKKILYEVGLNISPGSSCHCTEPGWFRVCFANMSEDTLNLAMKRLKDFVSNSNGEECSNSDNKRTRSSQSSRSFTRKSISNWVFRLSSRDHHEQEER, from the exons ATGAAGTTGCTATCTACAAAAGCCACATGCAACTCTCATGGCCAAGATTCGTCCTATTTCCTAGGATGGCAAGAATATGAAAAGAACCCTTATGATCATGTTCAAAATCCCAAAGGAATTATTCAGATGGGTCTCGCCGAAAATCAG CTGTCTTTTGATCTATTAGAATCATGGCTTGCTAAGAATCAAGATGTAGGAGGATTCAAACGTGATGGAAAATCAATATTTAGAGAACTTGCTCTCTTCCAAGACTACCATGGTCTACCATCTTTCAAGAAAGCATTGGTTGATTTCATGGCTGAGATTAGAGGAAACAAAGTCACTTTTGATCCAAACCACATTGTTCTAACAGCTGGTGCCACTTCTGCTAATGAGACACTCATGTTTTGTCTTGCTGAAAAAGGAGAAGCCTTTCTTCTTCCCACTCCCTATTATCCAGG ATTTGATAGAGACTTGAAGTGGAGAACTGGGGTGGAGATAGTTCCAATACAATGCACAAGTTCAAACAATTTCCAAATGACTGAATCTGCTTTGCAACAAGCTCATGAAGATGCAAAGAAGAAGAACCTAAAAGTCAAAGGTGTCTTAGTCACAAATCCATCAAATCCACTAGGCACTACAATGTCAAAGAATGAATTAAACCTTCTCATTGACTTCATCAAAGACAAAAACATGCATTTAATAAGCGACGAGATTTACTCCGGTACAGTTTTCACTTCTCCAAACTTCGTCAGCGTCATGGAAATCCTTAACGAAAGAACCGATAAGGATTTCCTCGACGCTAACGTCTCAGAAAGAGTTCACATCGTCTATAGTCTCTCCAAAGATCTCGGTCTACCAGGCTTCCGTGTCGGCGCTATCTATTCCGACAACGAAACCGTCGTTGCAGCCGCGACGAAAATGTCTAGCTTTGGTTTGGTTTCATCACAAACTCAATACCTTCTCTCAGCTATGCTAGGTGACAAAAAATTCACAAGAAACTACTTATCCGAGAATCAAAAAAGACTCAAAAAACGACAGAAAATGCTTGTTAACGGATTGCAAAAAGCCGGTATTAGCTGTCTGAAAACAAACAACGCTGGTTTGTTTTGTTGGGTTGATATGAGAAATCTTCTAACATCAGACACATTCGAAGCTGAAATGGATTTATGGAAGAAGATATTATACGAAGTTGGGTTGAACATTTCACCAGGTTCATCATGTCATTGCACTGAACCAGGTTGGTTTCGTGTTTGTTTTGCTAACATGTCGGAAGATACATTAAACCTAGCTATGAAAAGGTTAAAGGACTTTGTCTCAAACTCCAACGGTGAAGAGTGTAGTAATAGTGATAACAAGAGAACTAGAAGTTCCCAATCTTCTAGAAGTTTTACAAGAAAATCGATTTCGAATTGGGTTTTTAGGTTATCTTCTCGTGATCATCATGAACAAGAAGAACGATAA
- the LOC127123803 gene encoding uncharacterized protein LOC127123803, producing MEKKDKKKHMKNVSFKTQREKTVSTLKEFILEKPKKKTKKKKSLINTNPKEESAVKEFDINEPAKAESNDDDDDGIIKDLIKQRKVTKWKLTQNLSDEEDQVIEEDQDEEYVQGKDDEEGEETAIEKVIVEDSGVSENEFEHENNVEGEDPKEPLQDPVMPETANPEKEKTLEPSPAEESSQEEEPREKEPKEINCC from the exons ATGGAAAAAAAAGATAAGAAGAAACATATGAAAAATGTGTCTTTTAAGACACAACGGGAGAAAACTGTTAGCACGCTTAAAGAGTTCATCCTTGAAAAGCCTAAAAAGAaaaccaaaaagaaaaagagCCTCATCAATACAAATCCTAAAGAAGAAAGCGCAGTGAAAGAGTTTGACATCAACGAACCAGCAAAAGCAGAgtcaaatgatgatgatgatgatggaaTAATCAAAGATCTAATTAAACAA AGGAAGGTGACAAAGTGGAAGCTGACACAAAATTTAAGTGATGAAGAAGATCAGGTTATAGAAGAAGACCAAGATGAAGAATACGTGCAAGGGAAGGACGATGAAGAGGGTGAAGAAACTGCCATAGAGAAAGTTATTGTCGAGGACTCAGGAGTGTCCGAAAATGAGTTTGAACACGAAAACAATGTTGAAGGTGAGGACCCAAAGGAACCTCTACAGGACCCAGTCATGCCAGAGACCGCCAACCCTGAAAAAGAGAAAACCTTAGAGCCCAGCCCAGCTGAAGAGTCCAGTCAAGAAGAAGAGCCAAGAGAAAAAGAGCCAAAGGAAATCAATTGCTGCTGA